The nucleotide window CTAGAGTCAGAAAACTCCAGGAACGAACGAACGCCAACACCGCGATATCGTGAACTCACAAACCAACAAGACCGGCGTCCTCTGGCAACTGGCATCACAGCGTACAATCACGCTGCCGATGCCGTGAGCATGGCGCCCTCTCTGTTCTGTGGGACGGGAGCAGGCACACGGACGTCGGACAAAGGGCGCCGCACCCACTTCCGGCGGCCGGCCAAGGGACAGATGGGATCGCCGTCCCTTTGCTACTGGGCGGCTGGCTTTTCACCGCCAAGGAACGCAGATGCGAACCGCGTGTCGCATTGCCGGCTTGACGCTGCCGCCCACTCGGACTCGGGCACTCCGACAAACCACGCACCAGCACGGCGAGCACGCAGGTTTCCCCTGCACCGGCGTGGTGGACGATCGGTGATGGCTAAACGGCCACCAGATCCTCCGCGCGGTCGAAGCGATTCCCAGCAGGCAGCAGCGCACGCAGACACGCTCACGCCGAGCAGGCGAGCCTGAACCGTCTGCACGTCATGTCAAGCTACGATGCCACCGCGCACAGAGAATCCCCGCAAGCTGCTGAAGCCTGCAGGCGAGTGAGCCAGCGCCCACGCTTGTTCTGTCTTCTCCCTCAACCCCACCCCACCCACTCACTGTGCACACGCCACTAGGCTCACGCTGTCATCCCCACCGGTGCCTTTTACGCACGATCCGAGCCGTACAGGGAGCGGTGGACGGCATGGATCCCTCGTCAAGCTCAGCTTTGACCGCGCGGCAATGGAGAGAGAGACCACAAACCATATGACCACCGCCCAGCTCGCTGCTGCACACTGCCCCCACCCTCCTCTAACTCCGCGCCAATGCGCCTCCCCAACATCTATGCCTCGTTTAATTCCTCAACTAAAGTTTACATTTCTCATTGAATGCTTTTGATGAATAGAGTATtgaatatagattaaaaaataattaattatacagaTTATGACtactttatgagacgaatcttttaaatttaattagttcataatttaataataaaatactatagtaaCATATGTGCTAATAACGAATTAATTAAATTTAATAAATTCATCTATTGATTTATTGGgaaattctataatttattttattattattattcgaATACCCCTACGACATGCGATTGACACTCCGAAACTTTAGAACGCAAACTAGACAAGGCCTCAAACGACCAAACCAGCCCAAAACCCCAACCCCACAACAGTAACACGGGCACACTAGCTTAAGCTAAACCTCGCCTCGCCATGGCAGCAATGGCGCCGCTCCCCGCCGCCTCCCTCCTGCTCTTCCTCTGCCTCCTCGCGGCGCCGTGCCCCGGGGCGCGTGCGGCACGGTTCGCGTGCAACGCCACGGCGCCGCGGGCGTCCACGTGCCAGGCGCTCATCTCCTACGCGCCGCCCAACGGGACGGCCACGCCCACGCTCGCCGCCGTGCGCGCGCTCTTCCAGCTCCGCTCCCACCGCGCGCTGCTGGCCGCCAACGGCCTCCCGCTCTCCACGCCGCCCACGGCGCCGGCCCCCGCGCCGCTGCGGGTCCGCCTGCCCTGCCTCTGTTCGGGCGGCGCCGGGGCCACGTTCCAGCGGCCCACGTACCGGGTCCGCGCCGGGGACACGCTCGACGCCATCGCGCGGGGCGACTTCGCGGGCCTCGTCACCTACCAGGACATCGCCGCCGCCAACAACGTCTCCGACCCCAACAGGGTCGCCGTCGGACAGCAGCTCTGGATCCCCGTGCCCTGCAGCTGCGACCCCGTGGCCGACCAGCCCGTCGTGCACTTCACCTACGTCGTGCCCACCGGGACCTCCGTGGCCAGCATCGCGCAGGAGTTCAGCACCACGGAGGAGACGATTCTCGCGGTCAACAAGATGCCCGACGCCAAGGCCCTTATCGCCGGCCAGGTTCTTGACGTGCCACTCCGAGGTAGGCctccctttcttttttttttctttttcctagcaGCTCGTGTGTTCTTGATCTATTCGACTTGTTTGGGTAGATTCCTTGAGCTTAAAAGAAAGTAGATCCACTTTCAATGATTTTGAGCTATACTATGTTACTGTTGCTGCTTACACATGGACCCTGAAAAGTTCTgaacctctttgcatttgcatctTTATTGCTGGTAAAAGCTGTGATTAAACATAGACATGCTTTGCCGTTAGGCAAATGCAGAGTCTCTCTCTTTTTTGCTCCCCCATTGTACGCCTAAAAATGTTCAGGAGTTCTTTTCAGATTGTTTGCCTGAAAAGCTTGTGCTTTTGAATAGACAAAAAGGATGATAAAAAAAAACGACACTACTAGTTGTTTCAGCATTTCTGCTCTCCGCTCCGAACTTCTGCTCGCAGTTTGCAAGTAGCTGCACAGAGCATGTCTTGAACATTAGCTTGTAGACCGAGTGTTTTTGTTCTTGATGACATACGTGTAGGTTACTATTTGTGTAAATGAATTAGTATCTCCAACAGAAGTACTGGAGTTGTTTGCTTCAGCAAAATATTTTTTGTTAGTCATAGTTCAGGATAAGGTAATTGATATGTATCTGGCTTTCTGAACGTAGAATTTGGATCTGACGTTCTGGGCATTGACATCTGTTTTATCTCATAGGTTATATTTCAAGAGGATGTTAAACCTCTCTCTTTGGAATGAAGTTTGGACCaaatgtaatttttttttttgaaacgaatcaGGCAGGAGAGCTGCCGATTATATTGAAAAGAAGAAAACCCAGACTGGGTAATACAACGGAGCAACAAAGACCCCCTAAAGAGTCAAACAACAACCACCACCACAACAACAAAGAGACTACTAAaatagagagaaaaaactcaGGCCGGTTGGATTAGGACATCAACAGGAATTGCTACAATACTAGCTGAACTAGATTATGGTAGCAGAAAAGTACGATTCAGATAGTATTCTTTGTATACTTCACATCATTGGAAGTTCGTTCATGTCACTCACCTTGTTTGTTTGTCATTATCTTAGTCTTGCTATTGCTAATGCTAATGCTGTATTGTGCagttaaaatgcacttcagcCTTACATCCTGTTCATTTATCTTTCTAAGTGAACTGAATTTGTATCAAGATCAAGCTAGCCTGTAATGAGCATTCAAGTCTTAATTGCTTCAGAAAGTGTAATGCTTCATATCATGTACATAAGATAGCATGCTCATTCAGTCATATGACATTTAGCCATTTACTCAGAGTTCCATTTTGGAGCTAATGGTTTTGTGTTTATATATGCAGCTTGTGGTTCTGCCATTAGCAGTACAGCCATTGATCGTAACCTTCTTGTGCCAAATGGAAGCTACGTCCTCACCGCCAACAACTGTGTCATGTGTGGCTGCAGCTCTAGCTCCTGGCAGTGAGTGCTCGTCTATTGAAACTTGTAAATTCTGAATCAGCCTTTATAATCAAATTCTAACCTCATAATGCTCCATGGGGTTCAGGTTGGACTGCCAGCCAACACAGGGATTGAGCTCGTCGTTCTGCCCTGCTGCCAAGTGTGGAGACATGTTCCTCGGCAacacatcctccacctcatcctgcGAGAGCAGGACATGCTCCTACGCCGGGTACACCAACAGCACAACGTTCGCCATCCTCGCTAATGTCACCACCAGTAACGTGTGCAGCGGTGAGTAGTGCCCCGGTTCTGTTTGTAAGAGCCAGTAGCCAGCATGTTGTGTGCCTTTGGCATTGGCAGTGCTTTTCTAAGTTGCCGTTGACCCCTTCGTTATTTTTGTCACTGTCAGCTGGGATGTCTCCAGTGGCGCAGCCGGCTCACTCCTTGGCGTTTCGGTTGGAGCGGGCGTGGTTGAGATGGACGGAGCTGGTTGTCTCTCTTCACGTCGTCTTGCTTTGTCTAGGCTATCTGCGGCAAGACTGAACGTTGTTGCCATGCGTATGTCGTTAGATTCTGGTCCTCCGATTCCTAGTTTGATGTTGTGAGTAATATCTGCAGTGTTTGCGCGACTTTGATCTGTAGCTGGTTGGATTTGTAAGTGCAGACCCTAGGGCAACACTTCTGTGTTAGAAGGTAGATCAGGAAACATTTGTACTTCGTCAAACTTTTGCAAAGATACTTTCTTCTGTTATGACCGTAGCCTTTTTCGTGTTCTATCTGGAGTATTGCTTGGCTCGAGACGTTCCAATGTATGGATTCAGCATCATTGCCTGTAATCTCAGCTAAAACCATTTGGATTCTTTCGCtaggaggaattgaaatctacttaataaactAGGCTATTGGCTTGACACTCCATAACTTTTCAAAGTTCACGTATAAGTCCATCTCAAATTTATAGGGTGGAAGATGTGAATTGATTCTTGAGATCACCATTGTATGTTTCTACTTTAcaacttataacacgctcttcaactcGTGCCTCTACGATAGAAATATGACACATAACTATCTCTCTcgtatagccaacaataatacacaaatataatccatattagcttaattaatatatatctaaattatgattattaaaataaatttaaTTTCAAGATCCAAACGAGGCTTTAGATGATTAATACAGAGGGGATAATACGTGGGATAAGAGTGAGTAAGCCCTTGGCTAGTTAGCACAACTAGCTAACAAGGGATAATACTTTATTGCTCGAGATTATACACGTCTCCAAAAGCTCCCTGAAACAATTCCCTCATTGTTttttaagagagagagagagaaaaaacaatCATTCAACAATTTGTATCTTAATTCTCTAATAAATAATCACTTGGTAAATCTTTCTCTAAGAGCAAGTACAACAATTGGCTTGTAGCCAAGCTAATCAGTATTTTTACTGATTAGAAGAGAGAAGGAAGGAAAGAGAAGAGAGCttagctctcatgcaagcaacaaGCTTGATATGAAAGCATAGACGGGTCCCAATAGAGATGTATATGAGGAGTATTAGGACATAGAATGgaaatatataataataaagaaatttTGTAGACAAATAGAAGGCTAACTATTATATAGCTATGCTTTTACAACTTTGACTTATAAACAAACACTTGACTCTTTTATTGATCTTGCTACGATAACTCACAGATGCGTGTGTGCATTTGGTGCCTCCATCTTGCGTGGGTTTTCCGTCCTCCTCCAGATTTCATCTATCCTTTCCAGTTTTCGAGTTTTAGAGGCTAACCATAGAAAGCTGTTGGAAAAAAGACAAAAATAGACTATTTCATTTTGTTAACTTGGCATATTCATTTATTTTCGAAGTGATTTTAAATAAGTTTTTGAGGTTGTCCCAGTTAATTTTTAGCTACCTAATTTTAACACTGTCGTTCAAATTAGGCCCATGGTCCAACGAAGGTGATACGAGGCCCATACGCCAGTCCATCCCGCGCGGCTGCCACTGTACCCCGGTGGGAACCATAGGGAAAAGGCCTAAATTAATTTTAGTTTCACAATATATTTTAAAATCAAAATCTTCAATATCGTACGTGGGCCCATACACCAGTTGTAGTCCATTCCCGCACCTAAATTATTTTAGTTTCAAGTTATTTTTATAAAATTCAAAATCTTCAATATTGATCGGTATAATTCTAAAGGGTGTTTGATCCCAAAGCTAATAATTAGCCCATGCTTTTAATACAGATTAGAATGTGGGCTAATTCTAGACTAATAAGATCTAATGAGGGCTAATTTATGGTTAGAGTCCATTAGATTAGCCTATAATTAGCTCGTGTTTAATCCATTTTCACAAGATGAGCTAATTTTTAGCCTTGGAATTCAAACATGCCATAAACCGAGACTCGAAAGGCTAAACCGTAGCACGACGCTGGTGGTGGACCTATGTGCCATTGGCAACACAGTGTCACGATCATGGTCCACCGGTTGGAACGGCCGGAGCCCGGGTAGGGCCCTAGGCTCGCGAGACCTACATAGAAATGCTCAATTGATGTTTCAAATCCGTATTTGACACCCAAGTCAGCAAATTTTAAAATTAATGAAATCATCATAGACGTCTCGCTTTCAACAAGCATATCGTTTACAACGAAAATAATAATATcattaaattttaaaataaatcTAGAGAAATACGAGAACCTGCATAAATTCGAGTACTTAAAACGACTGAACAGGTTTCACCGCAAGAAACTAAAAACCAGCTGAGTTACACTCATCTGGTTCTCGATTTTTTTTTATCATTGACTCTTTGTTGATCGTCTTAATATGATTTGAATGTTAATATAGTCAAGTGATATACAGCTTTAATACACATGCATGTTTCATTCTGACGATAACGAGACACAACTGCTGATCAAtggtataaaaaatacagaagaagatgatgagcaGCATTTTTCACAACGCAGCAGTCGCAGCTGCAGCTCGTTTCGTTTGGAGCAATCAGCCGCCGGGCGTGTGACCGCACACGAGCGGCGCGCAACGCGGGCTCGGCTCCGGCTGGAAAGCCTGGAAACAGGCTGAACTGAAACCAAAACACGAGGGAACACACACACACGCCGCGGCCGCGTGCCCCCTGACCTGCCCCTGCTTGCTCCGGCCTCGCTGGTGCTATGCGCGCGCTCAGGCCGaggcagccagccagcccagcgcgTGCGTCGCGCACGGCCAAAACCCAGGGGCGCGCGGGCGGAGCCTCCACCAAAAAACCGCCGCCTCTCCGCCTCCACCTTCCCGTGCTCCCCCCGCCTCGGCATCGTAGGAGCCAAAACGGCAGCGACGCGCGCGCTGTCTCTTCCTCTTCGCAACACCACCCCGCCACCCCCTCGCTCGTTCGATCGCTCTGCGAGCTTATCCGACGCCGCGGTCACTTGAGACAGAGCCCCGATGGAGTTCGCCGCCGGCGCTGGGTTGGCCCCGCGCTTGCGCCTGCGCCAGCTGCCCGCcggccccgtccccgtccccggccGCAACCGCTGGGTTAGGGTGGACGGCGGAGCGATCGGCATCGGTTGGGCCCGCCGCGCGACCGCGCCGGGGCTCTCGCTGGCTCCCGCCGTCGCGAGACGGGCGGTCTCCGCGGCGGGAGGAGGCCACCTACTTCACGGCCGAGTCGGCGTCGTCGTTCGCTCaaccggcgacggcggcggtcgTGTGGGGTTCCGCGGCGAGGACGCCGAGGGTGATCGATCACACCCTGCTCGCGCGTCTCCGTCGGATGGCGCGAAGGGCGCGACTCCTGCGGGGTGAGTCCTTGACCGTGTCGATTCTACAGCAGGGCTGTTAATTTGTGTTTCGCCTCTAGCGCGGTGGCTCTTGGAGTGACACCTGATTTATTTTTGGCGCGTGTTCATTGCGTCCTCACTCCTCAGCAATTCAGTTCGGGATCATCCTGGAGGAATTAGGAAGGAGCTCATGAATCTGGCCGTACCGGCCATAGTTGGGCAAGCAATCGATCCTGTGGCGCAGTTACTGGAAACCGCATATGTTGGCCGCTTAGGTAAATTTCCCTTCCACTGTTCTCTTCAGTTGGGTCATTCATTCACTTCATAATACGATGCTTCAATTTAGTGATTAGTATGTGATGAAGACGAATTCATTATTTTCATTTTTCTATCTACTTTTGTTGTGGTTTGTCTGAAGTCTGACACACTGACCTCTCTAAATCTGGCAGGTCCTGTGGAGTTGGCTTCGGCTGCCGTTGGTATGTCAGTATTCAACATTATATCAAAGCTCTTCAACATACCCCTCCTAAGTATCACGACATCATTTGTGGCTGAAGATGTGTCAAAACATGACTCTTCACAATCTGCTTCGGGTACAGATGATTGCTGACTCTTATGTGCTTAAGAAACATGCCTCATTATAGAATTCCCAAGCTAACTTTCTGTGCTGATACGCATAAGGAAATATATCTGGCAAGATTGGAAAAAGGAAGAGGCTTCCTTCAATTTCTTCTGCTTTACTCTTGGCAGCTGCAATTGGTGTCATTGAagccttggctttgattttgggGTCTGGAATACTCCTCAACATTATGGGTGTCTCACATGTATGTTAAAATCTCATATCTTTGTATTAATGCTAGTATGCTACAAAAATGGGCATTCAGAAGAAGGAATAATTAAGTTTGACTCCCTTTGTCCCTGTATTAGACGCACTTACTACTTATCACTTATCAGAAACTATTTTTTATAGTAAAAGATTATAAGTATAAAATCTTTGTGTTTGGAACTTAACTTACAGATTTGGATTGCAATGATAAAGTGATTAATCTTTTTTTCCTCAACATGCAGGATAACTGCAtgtcattgcattaagaagaagaatgTTTGTTACAAACTGCTAGGTTTTCCCGATTACATTCATGCTTGTGGTTAAAGTAAAAAAAAACCACGGCCACTGCTTATGGATATCTAGCCTCTACTGGTCTCCAGGGACATCAAACCCTTGCTGTGCAACGATAAAATGATTAATTAATAATTGGATATGTTTCAGATTTTATTATTGATTTTAACTTTTCAACCTAATAACAAGTAGGACCCAGAAATAATTGTCTTTAACACCTCTGATGTCACTCATTTCCCTGTGGCTCCAAAAACTAGTGGTTTGGTAAGAAAATTCACTGCATCAAATACCACATTTCATGTCACTAGAGCCTTGATTCTGCCTTCGTTTTCTTTGGCAGGCATCATCTATGCATAATCCAGCAAGGCTATTTCTTTCTGTAAGAGCACTTGGTGCTCCTGCTGTTGTagtttcattggctatccaaggTGTGTTTCGTGGACTAAAAGATACAAAAACACCTCTACTTTACAGTGGTAAGTCTCGACACCTCGTAAATTCAGTGTTTGTATCTTCTAGGTTGTTTCATTGTCACTTCACTGACATGGATCGTAGATGGCAACGATGACCTGAATCATAAGCAATGCATTTCCTTTTGAGAGCCATGTACAATCTATGCTTTCCTTGATTCACAAATGGCCTGAGTTGCTTCAGAAAGCTTACACAATCTCAAAATTATGTGGAATGCTGACAGAGTGCTGTTTGTCTTCTTGCTCTTTAATCTATCAGCGTATTGTGCATAATTGCTGAATTTTGAAATATGCCTTCAGGTTTGGGTAACATCTCAGCGGTGGTTCTGCTTCCTTTTTTTGTGTATTCCCTGAACTTTGGATTAACTGGAGCTGCACTTGCAACTATTGCTTCACAGTATGTCTGGTATTGCATTCAATTATAAGTTCGTTGACATTCACACAAATCACATGAACTAGATTTCATATTATGTCTGACTTATCATTTCTAATGTTCTTATCTTGAATTATTCAGATATGTTGGTATGTTTCTACTTCTTTGGTCTTTAAGCAAGAGAGCAGTTCTATTACCACCAAAATTCAAAGACCTAGAGTTTATTGGGTACATAAAATCTGGTGAGTTGTAAATTATTGCTTGCACTATGTTAGCCAAGTTATCACGCTTAAGTCATTCCTTTCATTCACACATATACCACagttcttgagcatcttggttcATTGGTACTTATACTTAGATGTGCAGAGTAGTTAATGGCTTCTTAGGCTCATTATACATTCACTAAAATGCCTTAAAACTCGTCAACATTTATTTGCAGTTCTAATATTGTGGGTTGCATGCCCTTGAATACAAGCATGAGCTCTTTTGAAACTTCTATAGGTGGCATGCTGTTAGGGAGAACCCTTTCAGTTCTGATAACAATGACTCTTGGGACTGCAATGGCTGCTCGGCAAGGCACAGTAGCTATGGCCGCTCATCAAATATGTCTGCAAGTTTGGCTGGCAGTATCATTACTTTCGGATGCGTTGGCTGTTTCTGCTCAGGTGCATCTcttattatttatatattttgtTAACACTGCCTA belongs to Miscanthus floridulus cultivar M001 chromosome 4, ASM1932011v1, whole genome shotgun sequence and includes:
- the LOC136552262 gene encoding chitin elicitor-binding protein-like; the protein is MAAMAPLPAASLLLFLCLLAAPCPGARAARFACNATAPRASTCQALISYAPPNGTATPTLAAVRALFQLRSHRALLAANGLPLSTPPTAPAPAPLRVRLPCLCSGGAGATFQRPTYRVRAGDTLDAIARGDFAGLVTYQDIAAANNVSDPNRVAVGQQLWIPVPCSCDPVADQPVVHFTYVVPTGTSVASIAQEFSTTEETILAVNKMPDAKALIAGQVLDVPLRACGSAISSTAIDRNLLVPNGSYVLTANNCVMCGCSSSSWQLDCQPTQGLSSSFCPAAKCGDMFLGNTSSTSSCESRTCSYAGYTNSTTFAILANVTTSNVCSAGMSPVAQPAHSLAFRLERAWLRWTELVVSLHVVLLCLGYLRQD
- the LOC136552264 gene encoding protein DETOXIFICATION 45, chloroplastic-like codes for the protein MEFAAGAGLAPRLRLRQLPAGPVPVPGRNRWVRVDGGAIGIGWARRATAPGLSLAPAVARRAVSAAGGGHLLHGRVGVVVRSTGDGGGRVGFRGEDAEGDRSHPARASPSDGAKGATPAGNSVRDHPGGIRKELMNLAVPAIVGQAIDPVAQLLETAYVGRLGPVELASAAVGMSVFNIISKLFNIPLLSITTSFVAEDVSKHDSSQSASGNISGKIGKRKRLPSISSALLLAAAIGVIEALALILGSGILLNIMGVSHASSMHNPARLFLSVRALGAPAVVVSLAIQGVFRGLKDTKTPLLYSGLGNISAVVLLPFFVYSLNFGLTGAALATIASQYVGMFLLLWSLSKRAVLLPPKFKDLEFIGYIKSGGMLLGRTLSVLITMTLGTAMAARQGTVAMAAHQICLQVWLAVSLLSDALAVSAQALIASSFAKLDYKKVEEVTFYVLKAGVFVGIALALLLFVSFGRLAEVFSKDPMVIEIVKGGVLFVSASQPINALAFIFDGLHFGVSDFSYSASSMMVVGAISSFFLLYAPQFFGLPGVWAGLALFMSLRMTAGFLRLGWRAGPWWFLHKKEPKYN